The following are encoded together in the Populus trichocarpa isolate Nisqually-1 chromosome 5, P.trichocarpa_v4.1, whole genome shotgun sequence genome:
- the LOC18098709 gene encoding cytochrome P450 76A2 — MDYEIAGLVLAVLLWVAWAVVTERRYRRSEEQGQLPPGPRPLPVVGNIFQLGWAPHESFTNLARVHGPIMTIWLGSMCNVVISSSEVAREMFKNHDAVLAGRKIYEAMKGDFGNEGSIITAQYGPHWRMLRRLCTTEFFVSSRLDAMQGARTRCIDGMLQYIEDGSANGTRAIDLGRYIFLMAFNLIGNLMFSKDLLDPKSEKGAKFFQHAGKVTELAGKPNMADFFPILRWLDPQGIRRKTQFHVARAFEIAGGFIKERTESVQKENSRDDKRKDYLDVILEFRGDGVEEPSRFSSTTINVIVFEMFTAGTDTTTSTLEWAMAELLHNPKVLKTVQSELRSTIGPNKKLEDKDVENLPYLKAVIRETLRLHPPLPFLVPHMAMNPCKMLGYYVPKETTILVNVWAIGRDSKTWDDPLVFKPERFLEANMVDYKGRHFEFIPFGSGRRMCPAMPLASRVLPLALGSLLLSFDWILPDGLKPEDMDMTEKMGITLRKSVPLKVIPTPYKGSSDHYEF; from the exons ATGGACTATGAAATTGCAGGTCTGGTTCTAGCAGTCTTGCTATGGGTTGCATGGGCAGTGGTGACTGAACGTCGTTACCGTCGTTCAGAAGAGCAAGGGCAGCTACCACCAGGGCCTAGACCACTGCCAGTGGTTGGCAACATCTTCCAGTTGGGTTGGGCACCACACGAGTCATTTACTAATTTGGCTCGTGTTCATGGTCCAATCATGACCATTTGGCTCGGGTCCATGTGTAACGTGGTCATTTCCTCGAGCGAAGTGGCTCGTGAGATGTTCAAGAATCATGATGCGGTTTTAGCTGGGAGAAAAATCTACGAGGCTATGAAAGGTGATTTTGGCAATGAAGGGTCTATAATCACAGCCCAATATGGACCGCATTGGCGCATGTTAAGGCGCTTATGCACCACCGAATTCTTTGTGAGTAGCCGCCTTGATGCCATGCAGGGTGCACGAACTAGGTGCATCGATGGCATGCTGCAATACATAGAAGATGGTAGTGCCAATGGCACTCGCGCTATTGACCTAGGGAGATACATTTTCTTGATGGCTTTTAATCTTATTGGCAACCTCATGTTTTCTAAAGATTTATTGGACCCAAAATCGGAGAAGGGAGCTAAGTTTTTTCAGCATGCAGGTAAGGTCACGGAGTTGGCAGGTAAGCCTAACATGGctgatttttttccaattttaagATGGCTTGATCCACAAGGTATAAGGAGGAAGACACAGTTCCATGTTGCAAGAGCCTTTGAGATTGCAGGAGGGTTCATCAAAGAAAGAACAGAGAGTGTGCAAAAGGAAAATAGTAGAGATGACAAGAGGAAAGATTACCTAGATGTCATTTTGGAGTTTCGCGGCGATGGCGTGGAGGAGCCCTCTAGATTTTCTTCAACAACGATCAATGTGATTGTCTTT GAAATGTTTACGGCAGGGACTGATACAACAACAAGCACTTTGGAATGGGCCATGGCTGAACTTTTACATAACCCTAAAGTACTGAAGACAGTCCAATCTGAGTTGAGAAGCACTATTGGCCCCAACAAGAAGCTCGAAGATAAAGACGTTGAGAATCTCCCATACCTAAAGGCAGTCATTAGGGAAACACTGAGACTTCACCCTCCTCTACCATTTTTAGTCCCGCACATGGCCATGAACCCTTGCAAGATGCTAGGCTATTACGTCCCTAAAGAGACAACAATTCTAGTTAATGTGTGGGCCATTGGAAGGGATTCAAAGACTTGGGATGACCCTTTGGTTTTCAAGCCAGAAAGGTTCTTGGAAGCAAACATGGTGGATTACAAAGGTCGTCATTTTGAGTTCATACCATTTGGTTCTGGGCGTAGAATGTGCCCTGCCATGCCTCTTGCCTCTCGTGTACTTCCTTTGGCTCTTGGATCACTCTTGCTTTCATTTGATTGGATTTTGCCAGATGGCCTCAAGCCAGAGGATATGGATATGACTGAAAAAATGGGGATAACACTTAGAAAAAGTGTTCCCTTGAAGGTCATACCAACACCTTACAAAGGGTCATCAGATCATTATGAGTTCTAA